Within Claveliimonas bilis, the genomic segment ATGCGCATAAGTTTATCGCTTATTTTCAAAACTATACCAATACCTTTATGAAAATCGAACGGTTTCGGGCATACATTGAAGAGGCAGCACGGGTGCCGGATATTGTGGAGATTGCAGTATCCACACGCCCGGACTGTATACGGGGAGAATACCTTGAGGCGCTGAAGGAAACAGCCACTGCCGGCGGACAGAGAGTTACGGTGGAGCTGGGTCTTCAGACGGCCAATTATCATACGCTTCAAAAAATCCAGCGGGGACATTCTCTGGCTGAATTTATCGATGCTGTTCTTGAAATCAAAAAATACGGTTTTGATATCTGCGCCCATGTAATTTTAAATCTTCCCGGTGATACCATGGAGGATGCAAAAGAAACAGCCAAGATTCTTTCTGCACTTGGAATTGACATTGTGAAGATCCATTCTCTTTATATCGCCAAAAACACCTTATTGTGCGAAGCTTATGAAAATGGTACAATAACCATATGTTCCAAAGAAGAATATCTGCAGCGCCTGCAGGTATTTCTGGAATTTTTAAATCCTGATATCGCAGTAGAGCGCCTGTTTTCGAGGATTCCGGAAGAAGAGGCCGTGTTCTGCAACTGGGAGACAAGCTGGTGGAAGCTTAAGGATGAATTTGAAGAAAAAATGCGGGCAGACGGCTCTTTTCAGGGAAAGAGATTCAGCTATCTGAAAGGAGCTGCACTTGAGAAATTGGAGGCAGTATATTGACTGGAAATGAGATAAACAACATTCAGGTTTACCGCAAAAAGTGGAATATAAATATAGGGGTCATTATTTTCGGAGTTATCTTTGTTTATTTGGTTGTTACTGTTTTGATGTACGCAACCGCTAAACATGTGTCATCTTATGAAGTGCGGGAGGGATCAATCTTAAAGGATACTTCCTATACCGGCCTTGTTCTCAGAGAGGAAACTGTTATTGGAGCAGAGGCAGATGGATATATCAATTACTTTGCACCGGAAGGCAGTAAAGTAGGCAGAAAGACCAATGTTTACAGTATTTCTTCTGAAAAATTGGATTTTTCCGGTCAGGAAAACACAGAGGAATCAGAGGATTCCGGTTTAACTTCCGAGGAAAGAGACTCTATTATCCAAAAAGCCCAAAGTTTTAGTGAAAATTTTCAGAACAATAAATATGAGGATACCTATACGTTTAAAGATTCCATTGAAAATATTCTGTCAAGCAGCACAGCCCAGAGCCGGCAGGCACAGCTTAGCGCCATGATAGAAAGCGGTCAGGAGGGGCTGACAACCTATGTCGCATCTGATGACGGGATTATTGTATATTCGGTAGACGGATATGAAGATCTTGCTATGGATCAGGTAACTGCCGACATGATATCGCGGGCAGATTATCAGAAAACAGAGCTTTTTAACAATACAAAGGTCAAAAGCGGCGATCCTGCCTACAAGCTTGTGACAAACGAAGAGTGGACGCTTGTGATCCAGCTGGATGAGGAAATGACAAAAGAGCTGGCAGACACAACCAGTGTAAAGGTCAGATTTACAAAAGATGATCAGACAACATGGGCAGGATTCCAGATTTATAATACGGAAGACGCCGACCTTGGTTTCCTCACATTTGATCATTCAATGGTAAGATATGTAGGAGAGCGTTTTCTGGATATTGAACTGATCCTGGAGGATGAAACAGGTCTTAAAATTCCCAAATCCTCTGTAACAGAAAAAGAATTCTACATAATTCCTGAAGATTACATCACTTTGGGCGGCAACAGCAGCCAGTCCGGCGTTCTGGTCCAGAGCGATGGAGAAGATGCTTCCTTCCACGCAGTGGATGTATATTATCGTGACAGTGAGACAGGTATGGTCTATCTGAATATGGATGAGTTAAAAAAGGGAGATGTTTTGATCAAACCGGATTCAGCAGATACATATACCATTTCCGAGAAGGCTTCTTTGCAGGGAGTTTACAATATTAATAAAGGATATGCAGAGTTTAAACCTGTGGAAATTCTCTGTGAGAGTGAGGAATATTATATTGTGAAATCCGGCAATGATTATGGATTGACAAATTACGATCATATTGCTTTAGATGGAAGTGAAATTCAGGAAAATGAGCTTGTAATGTAAAAAATCTGTCATGAAAAGGAGTGTTTATATATGTTACAGGATAATTTCAGGGAAGTAGAACAGAGGATTGAAGCAGCCTGCAGACGTTCCGGCCGTGATCCGAAGGAGGTTACACTGATTGCTGTCAGTAAAACAAAACCTGTGGAAATGCTGCAGGAAGCCTATGATTTTGGCACAAGGATCTTCGGCGAAAATAAAGTTCAGGAATTGACCGAAAAATACGATCAGCTTCCCAAAGATATTCATTGGCATCTGATCGGACATTTGCAGAGAAATAAGGTCAAATATATCATCGATAAAGTTGATCTGATCCATTCTGTAGATTCCGTCCGTCTGGCAGAAGCAATAGACAAAGAAGCGCAGAAACATGGGATTACCGCTAATATTCTGATTGAGGTAAATGTGGCGGGAGAGGAGAGCAAATTCGGTATCTCACCGGAAGAAACCGAAAGCTTTATAGAAAAAATTGCTGGATTTTCCCATATAAAAGTGTGTGGATTGATGACAATTGCTCCTTTTGTAGAAAATCCGGAAGAAAATCGGCCATATTTTCAGCGTTTACGTAAATTATCTGTTGACATCGCGGCAAAAAAAGTTAATAATGTTACTATGAGTATTCTCTCAATGGGCATGACCAATGATTTTGAAGTGGCGGTCGAAGAGGGCGCCACGATGGTTCGCGTTGGAACCGGGTTATTTGGTGTGCGTGATTATGCTCGTATTTAGGATAACGTAAGATAGGAGATTTTAAAATGAGAGTATTAGATAAGTTTCTTGACATTATGAAATTAAGCGACGAAGATGACGATTACGATAACGATGATTTTTTCGATGATGAATATGATGATGATTATGATGACAGACCTGCAAAAAAAGGCGGTCTTCTTTCACGATTTAAAGGGAAAGAATATGATGATAATTATGATGATGACTACGATGATTATGATGACAGAGCGCCTAGATCTTCATCCAGAAATTCCCAGAGTTCTTCCCACGCTGTAAGCAGTGCCGGAAATAATAAAGTGACGCCTATGCGTCAGCCGGCATCCCGAAGAAACGCGCCGAATATGGAAGTATGTGTCATTAAGCCGTCTTCTGTTGAAGATGCCCGTGAGATTACAGAAACTCTTCTCAGTGGACGCACTGTTATTCTGAATCTGGAAGGCCTGGATCTTGAAGTGGCACAAAGGATCATTGATTTTACATCCGGTGCAACTTTTGCTATCAGCGGCAATCTGCAGAAGATTTCCAATTACATATTCCTTGTTACACCTACAAATGTAGATATTTCCGGAGATCTTCAGGATCTTTTGAATACCTCTTTTGACGCATCTTCTATGCGTACCAGATTTTAGGTCTGTTTCATGAATAAGGAAGAATTATTGCTTCAGAAACGTCTTGTGGAGCTTTCTAACACGGCATATCAAAGAGATATTGTTACTTTTACAGACTTTCTGAACCTGAATGAACTGAATATTTTACATTCCACTCCGAAACATATGTTTCCGGCAGCATATGAAACATATGGCGGATACGAAGCAGCAGAGCGTCAGATGGTTGCCTTTCTACCTGATGCTCTTTATTATGAGTACCGGTATCCTGTAGAAATCCTGAAGATTTCTCCGGTTAATCTGAAATTTGCGGAGAATCTTTCTCACCGGGATTATCTGGGCGGAATCCTTCATCTCGGAATTGAACGGTGCTGCCTCGGAGATCTTCTTGTATCAGAAGAGTGCTGCCGTGTATTTGTCACAGATTCCATGGCGGACTATATCTGCCGAAATTTGACAAGGATCCGCCATACGACAGTGAAAGTATCTGTGGAAAATATGGAGAATTTCCACTATACGCCGAATCTTGAACTTCACAAAGGAACTGTTTCCACGGTACGTCTGGATTCCGTTCTCTCTGTTGCATTCCCTTTGTCGCGCAGCAAGCTGACCGGACTTATAGAGGGCGGAAAAGTGTTTGTCAACGGAAAGCTGATCACCACAAATGCCTGCAGACTGAAAGAAAATGATATTATTTCTGTCCGGGGCATGGGACGTATAAAGTACCTGGGCATACTTTCAGAGACAAAAAAAGGGCGTTTGTATATCGAAATAGGAAAGTATATCTGATCCCAGAAGAGTAAGTAAAGAAGGATTGACAGAATTGATCATGGAAGAAAATCAGAAAAGACAAAATAAACATTATATTGCGGCATTCATCCTGGCGGCGGCAGGTGTTCTGCTTGATCAATGGAGCAAATATCTGGCTGTCACATATTTGAAGGATAAGAATCCTATCGATTTGATCCCCGGCATTTTTCAGCTTACCTATCTTGAAAATCGCGGGGCTGCTTTTGGTATTCTCCAGGGAAAACAATGGTTTTTCTATATCAGTACCTTTCTTGTGATGGGCGCGGTTATCTGGATTTATATGAAAATTCCGGCCTCAAAAAAGTTCCTGCCTCTTCGGATCTGCGCTATTTTGATCGTTTCCGGGGCAATCGGCAATTTGATCGATCGCATCCGGCTGCAGTATGTGATTGATTTCTTTTATTTTAAGCTGATCGATTTCCCGGTTTTCAATGTTGCGGATATTTTTGTGACAGTATCGACGATCCTTCTGTTAGTTCTGGTACTGTTTTATTATAAGGAGGAAGACTTTGAACAAATACTTTACAGCGGAAGAGACAAGCGGGATCCGGATCGATAAGTATCTGGCAGAAGAGATGCCGGAATTGTCCCGCTCTCACATACAGAAGCTGATAAAAGAAAAGATGGTCTGTGTCAACGGAAAGCCTGTAAAAAGCGGTTACAGGCTTTGTTTTGATGACAGCATAGAAGTTTCCATACCGGAGGTAAAAGAACCGGAAATCGAGGCAGAAAACATCCCTCTTGACGTTCTCTATGAGGATGAAGATATCATCGTTGTAAATAAACCGAAAGGAATGGTGGTACATCCGGCTCCCGGGCATTACAGCGGCACTCTGGTCAATGCATTGATGTATCACTGCAAAGATCAGCTTTCCGGTATTAACGGCGTTATGCGTCCGGGAATCGTCCACAGAATTGATATGGATACAACCGGATCCCTTCTTGTCTGCAAAAATGATATGGCTCACCAGAATCTTGCTCTTCAGTTAAAAGAACATTCTATCCGACGTGTATATGAAGCGATCGTTACGGGAAATTTAAAAACAGACAGCGGTACAATAGATGCGCCTATTGGCAGAAGTCCTGTAGACCGGAAAAAAATGAGCACCAGGGCGAAAAACGGAAGGCGTGCGGTAACTCATTATAAAGTATTGGAGCGATTCGGGGATTACACCTATATACAGTGTGAGCTTGAGACAGGACGCACCCACCAGATCAGGGTGCATATGGCATCCATCGGCCATCCGCTTCTCGGCGACACTGTATATGGATCTTCAAAGGTTCCGATCCGCGGTCTTCAGGGACAGACACTTCACGCTAAAACTTTAGGGATCATTCATCCAAGGACAGGCGAATACCTGGAAGTAAATGCGCCCCTGCCAGAATATTTTCTGAATCTATTAGACAGACTAACAAAAAAATAGTTCGAAATTTTCATAAAATTCTATACTTTTTCTCGAAATTGTTATATAATACATATATCTAGTTGGTAACAACGAGGAAGAGGAGCGTGAATGGTATGGAAAAAACAAATACAATTATTACCATAGGAAGAGAGTTTGGCAGTGCCGGACGTGAGATCGGTTATAAGGTTGCAAAGGATTTCGGCATCAAATTATACGATAAGGAAATGCTTGGCAGAGCGGCAAAAGAAAGTGGTATCTGTGAAGAATTATTTGAAGCCCACGACGAAAAACCGACCAACAGCTTCTTATATTCTCTGGTTATGGATACATATTCCCTGGGATATTCCGGCGGGAATTATACAGATATGCCGATCAACCACAAAGTATTTCTGGCACAGTTTGACGCCATCAAAAAAATAGCGGACGAAGGCCCCTGTATTCTGGTCGGACGATGTGCGGACTATGCACTGGAGGAATATGACAATGTTCTGAGTGTATTTATTCACGCCAAGATGGAAGCCCGTATCCGCCGGATCGCAAGAATTTATGACCTGACAGACGCAAAAGCAAAGGATCTGATCCAGAAGACTGATAAAAAGCGTTCCAGCTATTATAATTATTATACGAACAAACGCTGGTCTGACGCAGAAAGCTATGATATCTGCCTTGACAGCTCTGTCCTTGGCATTGAAGGAACTGCGGAAGCCATCAAACAGCTTGTAGCAATTAAAGAAAACGGCGGAGACCGTAAATTGTAAAACATCATAATGTAAAAATGATAAATTCCAAATAGAAAAGAAGAACCGCCGGCATTCCGATGCTTTCAAAAAAGTGTGTGATCGGAGTGTCGGCGGTATTTTTATGTTTTAACCTTATCTGATATTTTATCTGAAATATCTTATCTGACATGGGGGATCCGTTCCGGCCATCCCTTAATGTCTCCATTCAAAATTGCTGTAAACATTCGCTGCTTTGCCCCAGGATGCTCTGCATTCAACTGATGCACCAGCTCTTTTGCGTATTGGCGTTTTGTGTAACCGTCAATAGGGCACCTGCTTTTTACAACAGGAAGATCATATTTATTTTTAAATCCAATGACATCTGCTTCATCCACAAACATAATGGGGCGGATAACGGTCAGATCCATGCGGTCCAGATAAGTTCTCGGCGAGAAGGAATAGAACCTTCCCTCAAAGATCAGAGAAAGAAGCATTGTTTCAATGATATCATCCTTGTGATGAGCATAGGCAACTTTATTGCAGCCCATTTCTTTTACTGCCTGATTCAGAGCGCCTTTTCTCATCTTTGCACAGAGAGAGCAGGGATTGCTTTCTTTTCGTTCCTCGAATAAAATGTGAGCAATATCCGTTTTAACAATTTTGTAGGGAACATCAAGTTCTCTGCAAAGCTCCACAACCGGGCTGAAATCGCATTTTTCATAACCCAGGTCTACTGTAATGGCGCTCAGATTAAATGTCTGTGGATAAAAACGTTTCAATCCATGCAGCGCATAGAGAAGAGTAAGACTGTCTTTTCCGCCGGAGATACCTACTGCAATATGGTCGCCTTTTTCAATCATCTGGTATTCATCTACGGCTTTTCTTGTATAGCTCAATAATTGCTGTAATTTCATCTGATATGTAAAATCCCTTCTATTTTTTATTCTTGAATTATAACATAGTGATACTTTGCTATCGTACCTTATTCTTTTTTGGTTGTAAAGTATATTTAAAAAAGATTGATAAAAGGAAAACAATTAATGATTTATCAAACGAAAAGTGATAATATATCAATAAAGGCAGAATATTAAGGTTCTCTTAGACGGACAGCAGACGCCGCCTGCCGGCGTCTGTTTTCATCGATTGCAGCATAATGCTTTTTCGTTGTATTTACATCTTTATGTCCCAAAACGTCCGCTACCAGATAAATATCTCCGGTTTCTTTATAAAGAGAAGTTCCATAGGTGCTGCGAAGCTTGTGGGGAGTGATTTTTTTATTAGGTGTTACCTGGCGGGCATATTTTTTCACCATATTTTCCACTGCCTGAACCCCCATACGCCGGCGCTGGGTGGAGAGGAAGAGGGCATTTTCATGTCCGGGAAGGGGATCCACAGCCTTTCGGCTTCCCCCAATATATTTCATAAGAGCGGATTCCACCTCATCTCCGAAATACACAACCATCTGATTGCCGCCTTTTCTGGTGACAGTAACCCCGTCATTTTTAAAATCTACATCCGTAATATCAAGTCCGACACACTCGGAAACACGGATTCCTGTACCCAAAAGAAGTGTGAGAATAGCAAGATCTCTTTCTTTTGTCTTTTCGTAATATCTTCTGGCCTGTCCGGACAAAGATTCTCCGCAGGATTCCACATGGTCCAGAAGAAGCGCCACTTCATCTGCATCCAGGCGGATAATGGCTTTTTCATGCTGTTTCGGCATATCTACAAGAAGTGTAGGATTATGAGAAATATACTGGTGTTTATGATAATAGGCATAGAAGCTTCTAAGCGCGGACATTTTCCGGGCAAGACCTTTTTCCCCGTTTGTCATCACCTCATCATCCTCACGCCTGTATACTTTCAGATATTCCATATATTCCTCAATATCTACAGGCTCCAGATCATCCAAATCAGCCACTGTAAACTGGGTGATAGAATATTTACTGTAGATCGGATTATTTTCCATTAAAAAGTGAAAAAAAACACGTATATCATAAGCGTAATTCATTCGGGTACGAATAGATGATGTCGGTTCGATAGCACGAAAGAAATCCTTTGCAAAAGGAGGCAGCGTTTTCAGAATTTCACGAAGTCTTATCGTATAATCGATTTCTGTCTGTTCATGATATGTTTTATTCTTTGCATTTGGCATTTCCTTAATTTCACCCCTTATTTTTATTTCTTTCATTTTATTGGGATTGCTGGATTCTATTTATTCAGTATACTAGAATCCGGATTTTTTGTCTATATCTTTTGGAAAAATCGGTATTTTACGTATAGATCTTTTTCGCTGGTCTATAATACATATATCATTAATTCTTGTGACTGCAAATATATCACCGATGGAATTTTAAAATAAGACGAACTGCCATCCTGTTTTATAAGGAAGTGTCCGCCTTATTTTAATAAAGTATTGGGAGTATAATTATATATATAAAGCTGTTCTCTGATTATATTATAGATGAATCATTATATAACCATTAAGGAGAAAAGCTTATATATCAAATTGAAAAGAATAATTTCTTAAAAAGAATAAATAACTTTAAATTATTTGTTCTATTTGTAATAGGCAACTGTCAAATGCTGCCCAGCGTAAATCGTTTCATCTGTAAGCTGGTTCATACTTTTCAGCTGATCTACATATTCAGATACGCTCATGTTTGTTCCTTTTGCATATGTTTCAGCAATATCCCACAGCGTATCTCCGGAATCGATTTCAATACTTCCATAATATGCCTCTGAAGAAGTCTCTGTCTGTACAGAAGCCGTTTCATCCTGTGCCCATACCAGTCTTGCTCCGATCATAACACTAAAACAAAGCGCAATGAAAGCGGCTATCGTTATTAAAGTAAATTTTTCACGAAATACTTCTCTTCTACGTTTGCTTGCTGCATGTAATCTGTGTGCTCCCATCATTTTCCCCTCCATAACTGCAAGACCAGTGTCTCTCCTGTTCTCTTAATTTTATTTGTTTTAGATTTTCTATTTTTTCTTAATAAGAATATATGTTCCGAACACCTGTTCTTTATGATGAAATTATATTATACGAACAAATGTTTGTCAATAGATTTTATAAAAATAATCGAACATACTTTCTAAACATTTGTTTGCCTTTTGAAAGATGTTATGATAAAATACAGATATATTTAACATCACGACTATTTTAAGGGGGAAATATCATGGCACAGGGAAAGATCAGTCCCAAACAGAAAGAAATATTGGAATATATCAAGGATCAGATCCTTCAGAGAGGATTTCCGCCTGCAGTGCGTGACATCTGTGAAGCTGTGCATCTGAAATCTACATCTTCCGTTCACTCTCACCTGGAAACACTGGAAAAGAACGGATATATCAGAAGGGATCCCACAAAGCCCCGTGCGATTG encodes:
- a CDS encoding TIGR01212 family radical SAM protein (This family includes YhcC from E. coli K-12, an uncharacterized radical SAM protein.), with the protein product MMKKTFYYPYSEYLKKTYGEKVYKLPINLPVTCPNRLGRQKGCTFCAESGTGFEALSSEVRITDQLMSTRSLIEKKYHAHKFIAYFQNYTNTFMKIERFRAYIEEAARVPDIVEIAVSTRPDCIRGEYLEALKETATAGGQRVTVELGLQTANYHTLQKIQRGHSLAEFIDAVLEIKKYGFDICAHVILNLPGDTMEDAKETAKILSALGIDIVKIHSLYIAKNTLLCEAYENGTITICSKEEYLQRLQVFLEFLNPDIAVERLFSRIPEEEAVFCNWETSWWKLKDEFEEKMRADGSFQGKRFSYLKGAALEKLEAVY
- a CDS encoding HlyD family efflux transporter periplasmic adaptor subunit: MTGNEINNIQVYRKKWNINIGVIIFGVIFVYLVVTVLMYATAKHVSSYEVREGSILKDTSYTGLVLREETVIGAEADGYINYFAPEGSKVGRKTNVYSISSEKLDFSGQENTEESEDSGLTSEERDSIIQKAQSFSENFQNNKYEDTYTFKDSIENILSSSTAQSRQAQLSAMIESGQEGLTTYVASDDGIIVYSVDGYEDLAMDQVTADMISRADYQKTELFNNTKVKSGDPAYKLVTNEEWTLVIQLDEEMTKELADTTSVKVRFTKDDQTTWAGFQIYNTEDADLGFLTFDHSMVRYVGERFLDIELILEDETGLKIPKSSVTEKEFYIIPEDYITLGGNSSQSGVLVQSDGEDASFHAVDVYYRDSETGMVYLNMDELKKGDVLIKPDSADTYTISEKASLQGVYNINKGYAEFKPVEILCESEEYYIVKSGNDYGLTNYDHIALDGSEIQENELVM
- a CDS encoding YggS family pyridoxal phosphate-dependent enzyme, translating into MLQDNFREVEQRIEAACRRSGRDPKEVTLIAVSKTKPVEMLQEAYDFGTRIFGENKVQELTEKYDQLPKDIHWHLIGHLQRNKVKYIIDKVDLIHSVDSVRLAEAIDKEAQKHGITANILIEVNVAGEESKFGISPEETESFIEKIAGFSHIKVCGLMTIAPFVENPEENRPYFQRLRKLSVDIAAKKVNNVTMSILSMGMTNDFEVAVEEGATMVRVGTGLFGVRDYARI
- a CDS encoding cell division protein SepF, which produces MRVLDKFLDIMKLSDEDDDYDNDDFFDDEYDDDYDDRPAKKGGLLSRFKGKEYDDNYDDDYDDYDDRAPRSSSRNSQSSSHAVSSAGNNKVTPMRQPASRRNAPNMEVCVIKPSSVEDAREITETLLSGRTVILNLEGLDLEVAQRIIDFTSGATFAISGNLQKISNYIFLVTPTNVDISGDLQDLLNTSFDASSMRTRF
- a CDS encoding RNA-binding protein, whose amino-acid sequence is MNKEELLLQKRLVELSNTAYQRDIVTFTDFLNLNELNILHSTPKHMFPAAYETYGGYEAAERQMVAFLPDALYYEYRYPVEILKISPVNLKFAENLSHRDYLGGILHLGIERCCLGDLLVSEECCRVFVTDSMADYICRNLTRIRHTTVKVSVENMENFHYTPNLELHKGTVSTVRLDSVLSVAFPLSRSKLTGLIEGGKVFVNGKLITTNACRLKENDIISVRGMGRIKYLGILSETKKGRLYIEIGKYI
- the lspA gene encoding signal peptidase II; translated protein: MEENQKRQNKHYIAAFILAAAGVLLDQWSKYLAVTYLKDKNPIDLIPGIFQLTYLENRGAAFGILQGKQWFFYISTFLVMGAVIWIYMKIPASKKFLPLRICAILIVSGAIGNLIDRIRLQYVIDFFYFKLIDFPVFNVADIFVTVSTILLLVLVLFYYKEEDFEQILYSGRDKRDPDR
- a CDS encoding RluA family pseudouridine synthase; this encodes MNKYFTAEETSGIRIDKYLAEEMPELSRSHIQKLIKEKMVCVNGKPVKSGYRLCFDDSIEVSIPEVKEPEIEAENIPLDVLYEDEDIIVVNKPKGMVVHPAPGHYSGTLVNALMYHCKDQLSGINGVMRPGIVHRIDMDTTGSLLVCKNDMAHQNLALQLKEHSIRRVYEAIVTGNLKTDSGTIDAPIGRSPVDRKKMSTRAKNGRRAVTHYKVLERFGDYTYIQCELETGRTHQIRVHMASIGHPLLGDTVYGSSKVPIRGLQGQTLHAKTLGIIHPRTGEYLEVNAPLPEYFLNLLDRLTKK
- a CDS encoding AAA family ATPase, which translates into the protein MEKTNTIITIGREFGSAGREIGYKVAKDFGIKLYDKEMLGRAAKESGICEELFEAHDEKPTNSFLYSLVMDTYSLGYSGGNYTDMPINHKVFLAQFDAIKKIADEGPCILVGRCADYALEEYDNVLSVFIHAKMEARIRRIARIYDLTDAKAKDLIQKTDKKRSSYYNYYTNKRWSDAESYDICLDSSVLGIEGTAEAIKQLVAIKENGGDRKL
- a CDS encoding tRNA 2-thiocytidine biosynthesis TtcA family protein; protein product: MKLQQLLSYTRKAVDEYQMIEKGDHIAVGISGGKDSLTLLYALHGLKRFYPQTFNLSAITVDLGYEKCDFSPVVELCRELDVPYKIVKTDIAHILFEERKESNPCSLCAKMRKGALNQAVKEMGCNKVAYAHHKDDIIETMLLSLIFEGRFYSFSPRTYLDRMDLTVIRPIMFVDEADVIGFKNKYDLPVVKSRCPIDGYTKRQYAKELVHQLNAEHPGAKQRMFTAILNGDIKGWPERIPHVR
- a CDS encoding tyrosine-type recombinase/integrase, with product MPNAKNKTYHEQTEIDYTIRLREILKTLPPFAKDFFRAIEPTSSIRTRMNYAYDIRVFFHFLMENNPIYSKYSITQFTVADLDDLEPVDIEEYMEYLKVYRREDDEVMTNGEKGLARKMSALRSFYAYYHKHQYISHNPTLLVDMPKQHEKAIIRLDADEVALLLDHVESCGESLSGQARRYYEKTKERDLAILTLLLGTGIRVSECVGLDITDVDFKNDGVTVTRKGGNQMVVYFGDEVESALMKYIGGSRKAVDPLPGHENALFLSTQRRRMGVQAVENMVKKYARQVTPNKKITPHKLRSTYGTSLYKETGDIYLVADVLGHKDVNTTKKHYAAIDENRRRQAASAVRLREP
- a CDS encoding LysM peptidoglycan-binding domain-containing protein; the encoded protein is MMGAHRLHAASKRRREVFREKFTLITIAAFIALCFSVMIGARLVWAQDETASVQTETSSEAYYGSIEIDSGDTLWDIAETYAKGTNMSVSEYVDQLKSMNQLTDETIYAGQHLTVAYYK